In Porphyromonas cangingivalis, a genomic segment contains:
- a CDS encoding ComEC/Rec2 family competence protein translates to MESELRPISYGDRPAYLLMWGGLFGFALHWAGWLVGGGVVWGIGLLLHWLLWSRTSALCAPLWIGAWALIFGLYCEVRTPVVEQSDVAVTLYDTDIRIDYPLPVREGNAQRVKAEVAFGDDGERLTTLLHIPRSEALSDSLLYGATLKGTLDVVPLHLMPSEGYATYLRTRGIEAVGYLQSVSSTVQSARSSFNAHLMKWRESLIRHFDLSVERYIDEKGRALLYALLLGERSRLDRSDKEVFAEAGLSHLLALSGFHLGIIYLVVARVLSWLLPLYRYRKLRYILLLLSLVAYTLFTGAAPSTLRALLMSGLYLGARLLDRRPDGVQILSLTLVILWLINPHSIMSPGLIMSASAVWGILVFFPLLQSLLHTRHPVPKYLYEAFCLTVSAQVGVLPWILFFWGAGSLMPFWSSVPMTMLTAVLIPLGLIALVASLVIPSAWMAPMLYLLDILIRLLLDGGNFFAEVDLPEIALTFGLPSVGLYYILCHYVLYQPAVRVLIARQRKDYTLF, encoded by the coding sequence ATGGAGAGCGAACTTCGCCCCATAAGCTATGGAGACCGTCCCGCATATCTGTTGATGTGGGGCGGTCTTTTTGGTTTTGCGCTCCATTGGGCAGGGTGGCTCGTCGGTGGAGGGGTTGTCTGGGGGATAGGTTTGCTGCTGCATTGGCTCTTGTGGTCGAGGACTTCTGCCCTATGCGCACCGCTGTGGATAGGTGCGTGGGCACTGATCTTCGGCTTGTACTGCGAAGTGCGTACACCCGTGGTCGAGCAGAGTGATGTAGCCGTCACCCTTTATGACACCGACATTCGTATAGACTATCCCTTGCCGGTGCGGGAGGGAAATGCTCAGCGAGTGAAGGCGGAGGTGGCATTTGGGGATGACGGTGAACGCCTCACCACGCTCCTTCATATCCCTCGCTCCGAAGCTTTGTCTGACAGTTTGCTCTATGGCGCGACACTCAAGGGGACTCTCGATGTGGTGCCTCTGCATCTCATGCCCTCGGAGGGGTATGCCACCTACCTACGTACCCGAGGGATCGAAGCCGTGGGCTATCTTCAATCCGTTTCGAGTACTGTGCAGAGCGCTCGCTCCTCATTCAACGCTCACTTGATGAAGTGGAGAGAAAGCCTCATCCGGCATTTTGATCTATCTGTCGAGAGATATATCGACGAAAAGGGCAGGGCACTTCTCTATGCGCTTCTCTTGGGCGAACGCTCTCGACTCGATAGATCCGACAAGGAGGTGTTTGCCGAAGCCGGTCTGTCGCATCTCTTGGCTTTGAGTGGGTTTCACCTCGGGATCATCTATCTTGTCGTGGCTCGGGTCTTGTCCTGGTTGCTTCCTCTGTACCGCTATCGAAAACTGAGATACATCCTTCTGCTCTTATCGCTTGTGGCTTATACCCTCTTTACGGGTGCTGCGCCCTCTACACTCAGAGCCTTGCTGATGTCCGGGCTTTATCTCGGCGCAAGACTGCTTGACCGGCGTCCCGACGGTGTGCAGATCTTGTCTCTCACTCTCGTCATCCTATGGCTCATCAATCCTCATAGCATCATGAGCCCCGGGCTCATCATGAGTGCTTCGGCCGTATGGGGCATCCTTGTCTTCTTTCCACTCCTTCAGAGCTTGCTACACACTCGACATCCCGTGCCCAAGTATCTGTACGAAGCCTTTTGTCTGACGGTCTCCGCTCAAGTCGGAGTCCTGCCGTGGATCCTTTTCTTCTGGGGTGCTGGTAGTCTCATGCCCTTTTGGAGCAGTGTACCGATGACGATGTTGACGGCTGTCTTGATCCCCTTGGGGCTTATTGCTCTTGTCGCTTCACTTGTCATCCCCTCGGCATGGATGGCGCCGATGCTCTATCTCTTGGACATTCTTATCCGCCTCCTGCTCGATGGTGGAAATTTCTTTGCCGAGGTCGACTTGCCGGAGATTGCTCTCACCTTCGGTCTTCCCTCTGTCGGGTTGTACTATATTCTCTGTCATTACGTGTTATATCAGCCGGCAGTGAGGGTGCTTATCGCAAGACAACGAAAAGATTATACACTTTTCTGA
- the rpe gene encoding ribulose-phosphate 3-epimerase, whose product MMKKGQRIIAPSILSADFLNLGRDIEMLNRSQAEWIHMDIMDGRFVPNISFGLPIVQAVSAVTDKVCDVHLMIEQPEQYIKAFAKAGADILTVHYEAVRHLHRAMQEIREAGMKAGVVLNPHTPVSLLSDILPYLDMVLLMSVNPGFGGQKFISQVLHKVSELRRMIDEGGHEVIIEVDGGVNAETAPLLFDAGAEVLVAGSYVFGASDPEAAIAGLLK is encoded by the coding sequence ATGATGAAGAAAGGACAGCGGATCATCGCACCGTCGATACTTTCGGCAGACTTCCTCAACCTCGGCAGAGACATCGAAATGCTCAACAGAAGTCAGGCAGAGTGGATACACATGGACATTATGGACGGACGATTTGTGCCGAATATATCTTTCGGTCTGCCTATCGTCCAAGCGGTCTCTGCCGTGACCGACAAGGTGTGCGACGTGCATCTGATGATCGAGCAACCCGAACAATACATCAAGGCCTTTGCCAAAGCCGGGGCAGATATCCTCACTGTGCACTATGAGGCTGTGAGACACCTTCATCGTGCCATGCAGGAGATACGCGAAGCCGGTATGAAGGCCGGGGTCGTCCTCAATCCTCATACTCCTGTCTCCCTTCTTTCGGACATCTTGCCTTATCTCGATATGGTACTTTTGATGTCGGTCAATCCCGGTTTCGGCGGACAGAAGTTCATCTCACAAGTGCTCCATAAGGTGTCCGAGCTTCGTCGTATGATAGACGAAGGAGGCCACGAGGTCATCATTGAGGTGGATGGCGGTGTCAATGCAGAGACTGCGCCCCTCCTTTTCGATGCCGGTGCAGAGGTACTCGTCGCCGGTAGTTATGTCTTCGGTGCATCAGATCCCGAAGCAGCCATTGCCGGTCTGTTGAAGTAA
- a CDS encoding RelA/SpoT family protein gives MHGTISQQDEQWIAQEFDQLLNDYLKSNHRKRTDKIIKAFNLAKSAHAGAKRKSGEPYILHPIAVASICCNEIGLGSTSIAAALLHDVVEDTDYTVQDIRDMFGNSIAVIVDGLTKLSGEILAKTSLDGLDTSAQLENIRRLLLTANRDIRVILVKIADRLHNMRTLSSMTEAKQAKIAAETRLFYSHLAERLGMYDIKQELEDLSLKYDHPEEYEHIRHLIEESDSQRVSVFDKFYAAIKSDLDDIAVDYRIQHRVKSVYSIWNKMKTKNLPFHEIYDVFAIRIVFDPSSPENEYNDCFRIYHAISKHFRSKSDRLRDWLSSPKENGYQALHCTVMGPTGRWVEVQIRSRRMHEMAERGLAAHWRYKADTDEMDNIEEKILNNVRALLSNPGPDASEDYETLMYKFATEEMLIFKKDGSQIRCPGGVTVLDFAYFMGDEMGHHCIGAKVNHEMVNIDHVLNSGDQVEILTTAKTTPKEEWLYYAKTPQAKRKIRTYLSQERYAKVKAGKEAFRNFVEAQGYLVSDLIREGHSVLRYPDSDDFYFAINRGEQPLNDELIDELNRIMELFRTNGEQEEHQPWESDESGAPALDPSKKKETYTLTAKDGKRNYIRATCCKPVFGEDVHGILNKERQVMVHKKYCPEAMALKATKGDSIVSVAWGPHINSTFGVTLDIEGANLEGFVYNIIATLRSLGIPLTGIDFTSSKDRAIGYISVRVRNLTEMDNLVKRLRDENELLKILRRDITRR, from the coding sequence ATGCACGGGACCATTAGCCAACAAGACGAACAGTGGATAGCTCAGGAGTTTGACCAACTCCTCAATGACTATCTCAAATCGAACCATCGAAAGAGGACCGACAAGATCATCAAGGCCTTCAATCTCGCCAAGAGTGCGCACGCCGGAGCGAAGCGCAAGAGTGGTGAGCCTTATATCTTGCACCCTATTGCGGTGGCTTCGATCTGCTGCAATGAGATCGGGTTGGGGTCGACATCGATAGCGGCTGCCCTCTTGCATGATGTGGTCGAGGATACAGACTATACGGTGCAGGATATCCGAGATATGTTTGGCAACTCTATTGCGGTTATCGTGGATGGGCTGACCAAACTCTCCGGTGAGATCCTTGCAAAGACGAGCCTTGATGGTCTCGACACTTCTGCACAGCTCGAAAATATCCGCCGCCTGCTCCTTACCGCCAACCGTGACATCCGTGTGATCTTGGTCAAGATCGCTGACCGTCTCCATAATATGCGTACCCTTTCGAGCATGACGGAGGCGAAGCAGGCAAAGATCGCCGCAGAGACACGCCTCTTCTACTCGCACCTTGCCGAGCGTCTCGGTATGTATGATATCAAGCAGGAGCTGGAGGATCTTTCGCTCAAATACGATCACCCTGAGGAGTATGAGCATATCCGTCACCTGATCGAGGAGTCGGACAGTCAGAGAGTTTCGGTCTTTGACAAGTTTTATGCCGCCATCAAGTCTGATCTTGATGACATTGCGGTTGATTATAGGATACAACACCGGGTCAAGTCGGTCTATTCGATATGGAACAAGATGAAGACAAAAAATCTCCCCTTCCATGAGATTTACGACGTCTTTGCGATCCGCATCGTATTTGACCCCTCTTCGCCCGAAAACGAATACAACGACTGCTTCCGTATCTATCATGCGATCTCCAAGCACTTCAGGTCGAAGAGCGATCGCCTCAGAGACTGGCTCAGCAGTCCCAAAGAAAATGGTTACCAAGCTCTGCACTGTACCGTCATGGGACCCACCGGTCGATGGGTGGAGGTGCAGATACGTTCTCGTCGTATGCACGAGATGGCAGAGCGTGGGCTGGCCGCACATTGGCGTTACAAGGCGGACACCGATGAGATGGACAACATAGAGGAGAAGATCCTCAACAATGTGCGTGCCCTTCTCAGCAACCCCGGTCCGGATGCTTCGGAGGATTACGAGACACTGATGTACAAGTTTGCCACCGAGGAGATGTTGATCTTCAAGAAGGATGGTTCGCAGATACGTTGTCCCGGAGGTGTCACGGTGCTTGACTTTGCATACTTCATGGGAGATGAGATGGGGCATCATTGTATCGGTGCCAAGGTCAACCATGAGATGGTCAATATCGATCATGTCCTCAATAGCGGTGATCAGGTCGAGATCCTCACGACAGCCAAGACCACACCCAAGGAGGAGTGGCTCTATTACGCCAAGACCCCACAGGCGAAGCGTAAGATACGCACCTATCTCAGCCAAGAGCGTTATGCTAAGGTCAAGGCCGGTAAGGAGGCCTTTCGTAACTTTGTCGAGGCTCAGGGTTATCTCGTCAGTGACCTCATCCGTGAGGGACATTCGGTGCTTCGTTATCCCGATAGCGATGACTTTTACTTCGCCATCAACAGGGGAGAGCAGCCTCTCAATGACGAACTTATAGATGAACTCAATCGCATCATGGAGCTCTTCCGCACCAATGGGGAGCAAGAGGAGCATCAGCCCTGGGAGTCCGATGAGAGTGGAGCACCGGCTCTCGATCCTTCAAAGAAGAAGGAAACCTATACCCTCACCGCCAAGGATGGTAAGCGTAACTATATCCGTGCGACTTGTTGTAAACCGGTCTTCGGGGAAGATGTGCATGGCATCCTGAACAAGGAACGTCAGGTGATGGTGCATAAGAAGTATTGTCCTGAAGCCATGGCACTCAAGGCGACCAAAGGTGACAGTATCGTGTCCGTTGCTTGGGGACCACATATCAACTCCACTTTCGGCGTCACGCTTGACATCGAGGGCGCAAATCTTGAAGGCTTCGTCTACAATATCATCGCCACGCTTCGTAGTCTGGGGATCCCGCTCACGGGGATAGACTTCACGAGTTCGAAGGATCGTGCCATCGGTTATATCAGTGTCCGTGTGCGCAACCTCACCGAGATGGACAACCTTGTCAAGCGTCTCAGAGATGAAAACGAGCTCCTCAAGATCCTCCGTCGGGACATCACTCGTAGATAA
- a CDS encoding valine--tRNA ligase: MATELSAKYNPSEVESKWYTYWMNHKLFASKPDHREPYTIVMPPPNVTGVLHMGHMLNNTIQDILVRRARMTGKNACWIPGTDHASIATEAKVVQRLASQGIKKTDLSREEFLKHAWDWTEEHGGIILKQLRYLGASCDWDRTAFTMDELRSESVIKVFVDLYEKGMIYRGVRMVNWDPEALTALSDEEVVYKEEHGKLYYLRYKVEGDPDGRYAVVATTRPETIMGDTAMCINPNDPKNTWLKGKRVIVPLVGRSIPVIEDDYVDIEFGTGCLKVTPAHDVNDYMLGEKYNLPSIDIFNDNGTLNESAELYIGMDRFAVRKQIERDLEAAGLLEKVEPYTNKVGYSERTNVVIEPKLSMQWFLKMDRLAEMALKPVMEDKLKFYPSRYKNTYRHWMENIKDWCVSRQLWWGHRIPAYFLPEGGYVVAATAEEALAKAKVKTGNDSLTMADLRPDEDCLDTWFSSWLWPISLFDGINKPGNEEMKYYYPTSDLVTGPDIIFFWVARMIMAGYEYEGDMPFRNVYFTGIVRDAKGRKMSKSLGNSPDPLHLIETYGADGVRMGLMTSAAAGNDILFDEAMCEQGRNFNNKIWNSFRLIQGWEVDASLPQSAAAQTAVMWFAELLKATSLELEDLFSKYRISDAMLLLYKLVKDDFSGTYLELIKPDYGAPIDGKTLEETNNFFDHILRLLHPFMPFITEELWQALAPRKEGDSLAVQQISKSEEGNKDIIDYMEIAREIVSAVRNLRASRNVSPREALELYAPEGAMCPWAVAVITKLANISEIKTGVLEGADVASFMIGTHTYSVPFTGFVNVEEELTKLADEEKYYEKFLASVRGKLSNEKFVSKAPEQVVALERKKESDALEKLENIRTRMAALKQ; this comes from the coding sequence ATGGCAACAGAATTAAGTGCTAAGTACAACCCCTCTGAGGTCGAAAGCAAATGGTACACCTATTGGATGAACCACAAGCTCTTCGCCTCCAAGCCTGATCATCGTGAACCCTATACCATAGTGATGCCACCACCCAACGTGACCGGCGTCCTCCACATGGGACACATGCTCAACAACACCATCCAAGACATCCTCGTACGTCGTGCCCGTATGACCGGCAAGAACGCTTGCTGGATCCCCGGTACCGATCATGCGTCAATAGCGACAGAGGCCAAGGTGGTGCAGAGACTCGCGAGCCAAGGGATCAAGAAGACCGATCTCAGTCGAGAGGAGTTCCTCAAGCACGCATGGGACTGGACGGAAGAGCACGGTGGGATCATCCTCAAGCAACTTCGTTACCTCGGAGCTTCGTGCGACTGGGATCGTACCGCTTTCACCATGGATGAGCTCCGTAGCGAGAGTGTCATCAAGGTCTTTGTGGACTTGTACGAGAAAGGGATGATCTACCGTGGTGTAAGGATGGTCAACTGGGATCCGGAAGCTCTCACTGCACTCTCGGACGAAGAAGTGGTGTACAAGGAAGAGCACGGAAAGCTCTACTATCTCCGCTACAAGGTCGAAGGCGACCCTGACGGTCGCTATGCCGTGGTGGCTACCACGCGTCCGGAGACGATCATGGGTGACACGGCAATGTGTATCAACCCTAATGACCCCAAAAACACTTGGCTCAAGGGGAAGCGAGTCATCGTGCCCCTCGTGGGACGCTCTATCCCGGTCATCGAGGACGACTATGTGGACATAGAGTTCGGCACGGGGTGTCTCAAGGTCACTCCTGCACATGATGTGAACGACTACATGCTCGGCGAGAAGTACAACCTCCCAAGCATTGATATATTCAACGACAATGGGACACTCAACGAGTCGGCCGAGCTATACATCGGTATGGATCGCTTCGCCGTACGTAAGCAGATCGAGCGTGACCTCGAAGCGGCAGGCCTTCTCGAAAAAGTGGAGCCTTATACCAACAAGGTGGGTTACTCCGAGCGTACAAATGTGGTCATAGAGCCCAAGCTCTCGATGCAGTGGTTCCTCAAGATGGATCGTCTCGCAGAGATGGCTCTCAAGCCTGTGATGGAGGACAAACTGAAATTTTATCCCTCAAGATACAAGAACACCTACCGCCACTGGATGGAGAACATCAAGGACTGGTGTGTCTCTCGTCAGCTTTGGTGGGGTCACCGCATACCTGCCTACTTCTTGCCCGAAGGGGGATATGTCGTAGCAGCTACGGCAGAAGAGGCTTTGGCAAAAGCTAAAGTAAAGACAGGCAATGACTCCCTCACCATGGCAGACCTTCGTCCGGATGAAGACTGTCTCGACACCTGGTTCTCGTCGTGGCTGTGGCCTATCTCCCTATTCGACGGCATCAATAAGCCGGGCAATGAGGAGATGAAGTACTACTACCCCACAAGTGACCTTGTGACCGGTCCGGACATCATCTTCTTCTGGGTGGCTCGTATGATCATGGCGGGCTACGAGTACGAGGGGGATATGCCTTTCCGCAATGTCTACTTCACCGGTATCGTGCGTGATGCCAAAGGTCGTAAGATGTCAAAGTCTCTCGGCAACAGCCCTGACCCGCTCCACCTCATCGAGACTTACGGTGCGGATGGTGTACGTATGGGACTTATGACTTCGGCAGCCGCAGGCAACGACATCCTCTTTGACGAAGCGATGTGCGAGCAGGGACGTAACTTCAATAACAAGATCTGGAACTCGTTCCGCCTCATTCAGGGTTGGGAAGTCGATGCGTCTCTACCTCAGAGCGCAGCGGCACAAACTGCAGTGATGTGGTTTGCTGAGCTACTCAAGGCGACATCTTTGGAGCTCGAGGATCTCTTCTCGAAATACCGTATCAGCGATGCGATGCTACTCCTCTATAAGCTCGTCAAGGATGACTTCTCGGGTACTTATCTTGAGCTCATCAAGCCGGATTACGGTGCGCCCATAGATGGCAAGACGCTCGAAGAGACCAACAACTTCTTCGATCACATCCTTCGTCTCCTACACCCATTCATGCCATTCATCACCGAAGAGCTTTGGCAGGCACTTGCCCCAAGGAAAGAGGGTGACAGCCTTGCAGTTCAGCAGATCTCAAAGAGTGAAGAGGGAAATAAGGACATCATCGACTACATGGAGATCGCACGTGAGATTGTCTCTGCCGTGCGCAATCTGCGTGCTTCTCGCAACGTCTCTCCTCGTGAGGCCCTCGAACTCTACGCTCCCGAGGGGGCTATGTGCCCTTGGGCTGTGGCAGTGATCACCAAGCTGGCGAATATAAGTGAGATAAAGACCGGAGTGCTCGAAGGGGCAGATGTGGCTTCGTTCATGATAGGGACGCATACGTACAGTGTACCATTCACAGGTTTTGTGAATGTCGAAGAAGAGTTGACCAAACTTGCCGATGAGGAGAAGTACTATGAGAAATTCCTCGCAAGTGTACGTGGCAAACTCTCCAACGAAAAGTTTGTATCCAAAGCTCCGGAACAAGTCGTCGCCCTCGAACGCAAAAAAGAGTCTGATGCGCTCGAAAAACTGGAGAACATCCGTACCCGTATGGCTGCCCTCAAACAATAA
- a CDS encoding IS256 family transposase codes for MELTTTQKSAFISEMLSSEAGINELIRVLLDTFSKQERALFVEEHEGEQCNGFRPRRWRGYGCSFELRIPRTRSGNFQPLILGILSGQESERALLFHELYTRGLSCEDIGAVCERIYGYHYSKLQVSYLSNTSKEEIYKWLERQLSPHNLAVYIDATFAYTRREDRVAQEAYYTMLGLLPDGSREVLCVVNHPTEGALNWEAELKALKTRGVERIDLIISDTLQGIERAIASAFPHSSHQLCVVHFKRHALNAVSKRDKDRMRQELEDLFPISGTSLTPIKAFEKLCTFAERWGKSYRSLLSLSAPRNIGYFTYLRYPEEVRRMIYSTNWVERLNRNYKRTLRMRGALPSADAVVFLLGSVAREMVLSEKGRTNLTHFFGH; via the coding sequence ATGGAGCTTACAACAACACAAAAGTCGGCATTTATTTCTGAAATGCTATCATCAGAGGCAGGTATTAACGAACTTATCCGTGTACTATTGGACACCTTCTCGAAGCAAGAACGTGCTCTCTTTGTCGAAGAGCATGAGGGTGAACAATGCAATGGTTTCCGTCCTCGTCGATGGCGGGGCTATGGCTGTAGCTTTGAGCTTCGCATTCCACGTACTCGTTCAGGGAATTTTCAGCCCCTGATTTTGGGTATTCTCTCCGGCCAAGAGAGCGAACGAGCCTTGTTGTTTCACGAGCTTTATACCCGAGGCCTTTCGTGCGAAGACATTGGTGCTGTGTGCGAACGGATCTACGGCTATCACTATAGCAAGCTGCAAGTCAGTTATCTCTCGAACACGAGTAAAGAGGAGATCTACAAGTGGTTGGAACGCCAACTGTCGCCCCACAATTTGGCGGTGTACATCGATGCAACCTTTGCCTACACACGGCGGGAGGATCGTGTGGCTCAGGAAGCCTATTACACGATGTTGGGGTTGCTTCCTGACGGTAGTCGGGAGGTGCTTTGTGTGGTGAATCATCCCACGGAAGGAGCGTTGAATTGGGAGGCAGAGTTGAAAGCCCTCAAAACACGTGGAGTCGAACGTATAGACCTGATCATCTCAGATACTTTACAGGGGATTGAACGAGCCATCGCCTCGGCTTTCCCTCACTCCTCCCATCAGCTGTGTGTCGTTCATTTCAAGCGTCACGCACTTAATGCCGTATCGAAGAGGGACAAGGATAGGATGAGACAAGAGTTGGAAGACTTGTTTCCGATCTCGGGTACAAGTCTTACACCCATCAAGGCATTTGAGAAATTGTGTACATTTGCAGAACGTTGGGGGAAAAGCTACCGGAGCCTGCTCTCCTTGTCGGCACCTCGCAATATAGGCTACTTCACCTATCTGAGGTACCCGGAGGAGGTTCGTCGTATGATTTACTCAACGAATTGGGTGGAGCGTCTTAATCGCAACTATAAGCGTACGTTACGTATGCGTGGGGCTCTACCCTCGGCTGATGCCGTCGTCTTTCTCTTGGGCTCTGTAGCCCGAGAAATGGTACTGTCTGAAAAAGGGAGAACTAACCTTACACACTTTTTCGGACACTGA
- the rplQ gene encoding 50S ribosomal protein L17 has translation MRHNKKFNHLGRTASHRSAMLSNMATSLIMHKRIVTTLAKAKALRVYVEPIINRAKEDTTHSRRMVFSKLQNKYAVTELFQNISKAIAERPGGYTRILKMGRRQGDDAMMCFIELVDFNEDRKTEKAAGAKAAAPKTRRSRRKKTEEAAEATAEA, from the coding sequence ATGAGACACAATAAGAAATTCAATCACCTTGGTCGTACAGCTTCGCACAGAAGTGCAATGCTTTCGAATATGGCCACTTCTCTTATCATGCACAAGAGAATCGTTACTACACTTGCAAAAGCGAAGGCTCTAAGGGTGTATGTCGAACCGATCATCAATCGTGCCAAAGAAGACACTACACACTCACGCCGTATGGTCTTCTCTAAGCTACAAAATAAATATGCCGTAACAGAGCTATTCCAAAATATTTCTAAGGCTATCGCTGAACGCCCAGGTGGATACACTCGTATCCTCAAGATGGGTCGTCGTCAGGGTGACGATGCCATGATGTGCTTCATCGAACTTGTGGATTTCAACGAAGATCGCAAGACCGAGAAGGCTGCAGGTGCAAAGGCTGCTGCTCCAAAGACACGTCGTTCACGTCGCAAAAAGACTGAAGAAGCAGCTGAAGCTACTGCGGAAGCATAA
- a CDS encoding DNA-directed RNA polymerase subunit alpha, with protein MALIAFQKPERVLMLESTPFHGKFEFKPLEPGYGITIGNALRRILLSSLEGFAINSIKIDGVDHEFATIPGVIEDVTNIILNLKKVRLKKVVEDATEETVSIKVSKSEQFTASDISAQLSSFEVLNKDLVICNLDKSASFNIQLTIDKGRGYVPAEEIAETFGDPQQIAIDAIYTPIVNVKYKVDNTRVEQKTDYDRLVIEVDTDGSISPKDALKEAAVILIHHFNLFSDESIDIELENQAEDEIFDESILHMRQLLKSKLADLDLSVRALNCLKAANVETLGELVRYNKNELLKFRNFGKKSLNELEDLLDQLNLTFGLDISKYKLDKE; from the coding sequence ATGGCTTTAATCGCATTTCAAAAACCCGAACGTGTCCTAATGCTCGAATCAACTCCTTTTCATGGGAAGTTTGAGTTCAAGCCATTAGAGCCTGGGTATGGCATTACTATTGGTAATGCTCTGCGCCGAATATTGCTATCGTCTCTCGAGGGTTTTGCCATCAACTCTATCAAGATCGACGGCGTAGATCATGAGTTTGCTACTATTCCGGGGGTTATCGAAGATGTGACAAACATCATCCTTAACCTAAAGAAAGTTCGCCTCAAAAAAGTGGTAGAGGATGCTACAGAAGAGACCGTAAGCATCAAGGTAAGTAAGTCTGAGCAATTCACAGCATCGGATATCTCTGCACAGCTTAGCAGCTTTGAAGTGCTGAATAAAGATCTCGTAATTTGTAATTTAGATAAGTCAGCTTCATTTAATATTCAGCTCACTATAGACAAGGGGCGTGGATATGTGCCGGCTGAAGAAATCGCCGAAACATTTGGCGATCCTCAGCAGATCGCTATTGATGCTATCTACACACCTATTGTCAATGTCAAGTATAAGGTCGACAATACTCGTGTCGAGCAGAAGACTGACTATGACCGTCTTGTGATCGAGGTGGATACAGATGGATCGATCTCTCCAAAGGATGCTTTGAAAGAGGCCGCGGTCATTCTTATCCATCACTTCAATCTATTCTCTGATGAGAGTATTGATATTGAGTTGGAAAACCAAGCTGAAGACGAGATATTTGATGAAAGCATACTCCATATGCGTCAACTATTGAAGTCTAAGCTTGCAGATCTTGATCTATCTGTAAGAGCACTCAACTGCTTGAAGGCGGCTAATGTCGAAACGCTTGGCGAGCTTGTCAGATACAACAAGAACGAACTCCTTAAGTTCCGCAACTTCGGTAAGAAGTCACTCAACGAACTTGAAGACTTGTTGGATCAGCTCAATTTGACATTCGGTCTAGACATCTCAAAGTACAAATTAGACAAAGAATAA
- the rpsD gene encoding 30S ribosomal protein S4: MARYTGPKAKIARKFGEPIYGTIKSKKNYPPGQHGNSHRRKTSEYGIQLREKQKAKYTYGVLERQFRNLFEKASRMKGVKGEVLIQLLEQRLDNVVYRLGIAKTRDAARQLVSHRHIVVDGKVVNIPSFSVQPGQVVGVRERSKSLEVISDSVSAASHTKYAWLEWDKGSMSGKFLHVPQRADIPENIKEQLIVELYSK; the protein is encoded by the coding sequence ATGGCAAGATATACAGGCCCTAAAGCTAAGATCGCTCGTAAGTTTGGCGAGCCTATCTATGGCACTATCAAATCAAAGAAAAACTATCCTCCGGGACAACACGGTAACTCACACCGTCGTAAGACATCTGAGTACGGTATTCAGCTGCGCGAAAAACAAAAGGCAAAGTACACTTATGGCGTACTTGAAAGACAGTTCCGCAACCTCTTCGAAAAGGCATCTCGTATGAAGGGGGTTAAGGGTGAAGTCCTCATCCAACTCTTGGAACAACGTCTTGACAACGTAGTATATCGTCTAGGTATTGCGAAGACACGTGATGCTGCACGTCAGCTCGTTTCACACCGTCACATCGTCGTTGACGGTAAGGTGGTAAATATCCCATCATTCTCTGTTCAACCGGGCCAGGTTGTCGGAGTCAGAGAGCGTTCAAAGTCTCTTGAGGTTATCTCAGACTCAGTATCTGCTGCATCACACACTAAGTATGCATGGTTAGAGTGGGATAAGGGTAGCATGAGCGGTAAGTTCCTACACGTACCACAGAGAGCTGATATTCCTGAAAACATTAAGGAACAGTTAATCGTAGAATTGTACTCAAAATAA
- the rpsK gene encoding 30S ribosomal protein S11 produces the protein MAKKAVAKKRKVQVEAIGQAHIHSSFNNIIITLTNAQGQAISQSSAGKMGFRSSKKNTPYAAQMAAQDCAKVAYDAGLRKVRVFVKGPGNGRESAIRTIHGAGIEVMEIIDVTPMPHNGCRPPKKRRV, from the coding sequence ATGGCAAAGAAAGCAGTCGCAAAGAAAAGAAAGGTGCAGGTCGAAGCTATTGGACAGGCGCACATTCACTCATCTTTCAATAATATCATCATCACCCTTACCAATGCACAAGGACAGGCTATCTCTCAGTCAAGTGCTGGTAAGATGGGCTTCCGTAGCTCAAAAAAGAATACCCCTTATGCTGCTCAGATGGCTGCACAAGACTGTGCAAAGGTTGCTTATGACGCAGGTCTTCGTAAGGTGCGTGTATTCGTAAAGGGACCAGGTAATGGTCGTGAGTCAGCAATCCGTACCATTCACGGTGCTGGTATTGAAGTAATGGAGATCATTGACGTTACACCAATGCCACACAACGGTTGCCGTCCTCCAAAGAAGAGACGTGTGTAA